The following nucleotide sequence is from Podospora bellae-mahoneyi strain CBS 112042 chromosome 1 map unlocalized CBS112042p_1, whole genome shotgun sequence.
TGTCAGTTTCTTTTCCAGCCATGTGTTGCCGATGTCAATGCTTCCGTGACCGTTGCTAAAGAATCCATTTGTCCATTGGATAGACCAATGGACAAGCACAGCCGCCAAGGCCGCTGTTGAGCGCCTTCCTGATGCAAAGTCCACCGCCGGTTCGCCATCAGCAATGTTGAAACCACGAAATGATCAGGTTGATCCCGTGATCGGTTCATCTCAACCGTCGTCAAGCTCTCGGATGTTGTCGACTTCGGCTCCGATAAGCCACCATCCGTCGCTATCAACGCCATGCAAAGCTTTCCATTGGCCAATCACCAGCCAGCTACCCCACCATGACGCCGGCAGTGGCAGATAGCTTGGGGTAAAGCCGAGACAAAGCGATCCAACAGGATGGCGTCCCTTTATTCGACCATGGAGCTTGTGGGCGAGAccgggagatgatggaatgAGGGGAGAGCTTTGTTACCGCAGTATAATTTGGCGGATGGGAGCTGCAGGAAAACGTCAGGActtttgctgttgtggcAGATTAAAAAGAGACGGTGTTTGTCTCTTTCGCCGATTCAAACCGGTGGTTGGCATCCTTTATTATTCATCTTTTTGATCGGAACCAACGAAGCAGAGCTAGTTTTGGATTGATAAAGGACAATGGCGTCACGGCAGCTGGGAAGGTTTtcgctttcttcttctggtaTTACTACTCGGGCTGCTTTTTCTGGGGTGAAACCtaggttgttgttgttgttgtcagcTACTGCACCGAGATTGTTGTCTACGAGTTCGATGAGGATGTCGACGATTGCGAGTTTCAAGATCCCCAAGGTGGCTAATGAGCCTAATGTATGTTTGTCACTGGTGGTCTGGAATGATGGGAAATAGCTAACAGGCATAGCACCACTACGCCAAAGGCTCAGCACAGAGAGATGGTctcgcagcagcagtggaAGCCCTCCAGAAGAAGGGCCCGTTGCAGGTACCTCTTGTGATTGGAGGGAAAGAGGTATGTACtaccccatcctccttttcctccacTTACCAATATTCAACACCCCCCTACCAGATCACCACCGAGTCCACCGCAACCCaatactccccctcctcccacaccacCCCAGTAGCGACCtactccctcgcctccccaaccaacatccgcaccgccatctcctccgccctcgccgcgCAAGAGTCATggtcctccctccccttcgccGACAGAGcagccatcttcctcaaggCAGCAGATCTCATCTCGACTAAATACCGCTACCCCCTCATGGCAGCAACGATGCTAGGCCAAGGGAAAAACGCGTGgcaggccgagattgacGCCGcggcggagctggtggaTTTCTTGAGGTTTAACGTCCAGTATGCCGAGGAGCTGTACGCCCAGCAACCGGGACATAACAGTCCGGGGGTGTGGAATAGAGTGGAATACCGCCCGCTGGAGGGGTTCGTCTACGCGGTGAGCCCGTTTAATTTCACGGCCATTGCGGGGAATTTACCGGGTCTGCCGGCGCTGTTGGGGAATGTGGTTATTTGGAAGCCGAGTGACTACGCAATTGCGAGTAACTGGTTGCTTTATAATATTTTGGTGGAGGCTGGGTTGCCTAGGGAGGTGATTCAGCTTGTGCCTGGGGATCCGGAGGAGGTGACGAGAGAGGTGCTGGCGCATAGAAAGTTTGCGGCGTTGCATTACACGGGCAGCACGGCGGTGTTTAGGAAGCTGTATGGGGAGATTGGAAAGGGAGTTGCGGAGGGGAGGTATCAGAGTTATCCCAGGATTGtgggggagacggggggaAAGAACTTTCACTTGGTGCACAGCTCGGCGGATTTGGAGAATGCGGTTGTGCAGACTGTCAGGGGGGCGTTTGAGTACCAGGGGCAGAAGTGTAGTGCTACCAGTCGGTTGTATGTGCCCAAgtcgaggtgggaggagtttagggggaggttggtggaggagacggagaggTTGACGGTTGGGAACCCGTGGGAGCATGAGAGTTTTGTTGGGCCGGTTATTCATGAGGGGAGTTTTAAGAAGTTGGCGAGGACGATTGATGAGGCGAatggggatgaggagttgGCGTTGCTTACGGGGGGGACGTATGATGGGTCgaaggggtggtttgttAAGCCTACTATTTACTTGGCCAAGAAGCCGGATCATAAGCTGTTTTCTACGGAGCTGTTTGGGCCCGTGTTGACGGTTTATGTCTATGATGACACGACTGATCCGGTTGAAGCATTTGGGAAGGTGTGCGAGGTTGTGGATGGGGCGACGGATTATGGGTTGACAGGGTCGGTGTTTGCGGCTGACAgggcggcggtgaggtttgcggaggagaagttgaggaATGCGGCGGGTAACTTTTATATCAACTGCAAGAGCACGGGAGCAGTGGTTGGACAGCAGCCGTTTGGAGGGAGCAGGGCGAGCGGCACCAACGACAAGGCAGGGAGTATCGCCattttggggaggtttgTGAGCATGAGGAGTATCAAGGAGGAGTTTAACGCCACGACAAAGGTGGCATATCCGAGCAATGAGGTgtgagctggagggggagcatGTGCGAGGGTTGACACGGCCATCTGATTGGAAGACTTGGTAGATGGTGACATTTACGACCGGAACGAACATTGACAAGCTTCTAGTTCTTCGTTAGGGGGTTTGGGTAGGATGGCTTTGACATACAGATAATCAAAAACGGTTACACAATTATATTGACGGTCCACGATGGTGGGTGGAGCATGCTGTGAAGGTTTGCCGGGCACATGTGTGAGGCATTGGATGGGTTGTTTCCCTTCCTCAGTGCATCACCGGGCAAAGGGTTACAGTTGCCCCGAGCCGTTGGGAGATAGACGGGCATCATTACTACTGAATGGTAGCCTCTTTTTGATGGTCGTGCGAGTGAGATGCTCTGAACGCCCTCGTGGACCCTGATGGTTTCCAGGGGATGGATGATCGACAGGCCCTGTACAGAAAATGGGAGCTATGATCTTGCCAAGTCGATGACACCCCATTTGGTTTCTTGTAGAAAATGCTTGGCTCTGGGGTGAACTACACAGCCGACTTGACACGAGTGGTAGCCGGCCAATCAACTTGGCGGATTCCACCCCGTGCTGCCCAGAAAGGATCGGGACTCGTGAAGCTGAGCACGCGACTGTGCTGCTCTCTTTcctcgccagccagccagcgaTAGCAACCTTGCGGGCGTGGGCACGGTGTCGCAGATTCGCAGTTGAGCTCCCTCCCGATATCTGCCTTGCCTGCTTCCCGCTGCTTGCTCACACTCAGGTTGGCGGTCTGGTTGGTTTTATACAGGGTCTTGTTCGTGTGCTTATCCTTCCCCCGGATCTTCAATATAACAACCAACTTATTTATCCCATTCTTGATCTTTTTTTCCATCATGGACGATTCCATACTGTAACCTTGTGATTGCCGTCAAGGCCTCGTTTTCCTTGCTTCTTTCATCACCAGTGCTGAGCACGTTTCGTCCCGGAGCATCGGTCCCCAACTTGTTACGCCTGCGCCTTACCTTTCATCTTGTTACGCATACATTCATTCGGGTCGCAATCAAGATCAGGTCATTCAATATGCCTCGAACGACATTACCCCCGACTCCGGCTTCCTCAACCGACATCAAAGGGAAGGATGGATCAAAGATAGTGTCGCTTCAGACGTCGTTTGAACTGCCTCCTCCAGCTATAGCTGCCAAACCGACAAACGCGGCAGCATCTTCATCCCAGACGGTATTTCCAATGCAAGCCAGCGAGACGGTCAAGTCAAGAAGGCggacggctgctgctgctattCAGCCTGCCCTAGCGAAGGATGAGTTTGTCCTTCCGCCTCCCCCGACGAGGTCTCGCAAGATCATTCAGATGAAgcccaaggaggagacggcagTGTCGACAACATCGACGACAAGGACGGCTGCTGCAGCTGGCAGTTCCAAGTCCAACAACGCAGCCGGCAGTGCTACTACCACGactaccaccacaacaaccacagccgGAACCAAGAGaaaacaaccctcctccacgagCGCCGCAGGGAGGAAAATCGCAAGAAAAACAGCCCACAGCCTCATCGAACGTAGAAGAAGATCAAAAATGAATGAGGAGTTTGCCGTTCTCAAAAGCTTGATCCCAGCTTGCACTGGGGAGATGCACAAGCTGGCTATTCTACAGGTAATATgtcccctttttttccctcccctttccttcctaTCACTAATGACATACCTGTCCCCAGGCCTCAATCGAATACGTCCGCTACCTCGAAGACTGCGTCAGCCAGCTCAAAGCCCAACGCAGCAACACAAAATCTGAATCAGAAGCAAACGCGCCCACCCCgaccaccaacaccctcccctccccagttTTCGCACCGTATATCCCGTCAAGTTCCTCCCCCGAAGACGTGGAAATGTCAGGGCAatctccctcatcatctACCTCGGCGGCTCCATCACCGGCGTTTACGCCTACTGTGTCGCACCCTCACTCGAGGTTGCCGTCTATTTCTCCTGCTTTGCTGCCGCTGGATCAATCCCGGAATCGGCACGGGTCTGTTTCTTCTGTTTCTACGGGCACGGATCATTATAGGTCTGGGTCTTTCTCgcttggggggggagggggtagtAGTGTCTATGGGACTTCGTCGGCGATGACGAGTCCAGCTTTTGGGCCGCAGCAGGGGGTTGGGTATGGGTATGGGGGTGGAGGGCTGGGTTCGCAGTTGACTAGTCCGGCGCTGGGGCCGAGGGATCTGGATCAGGAGGCTACGGCtgcgttgttgatgttgaatcagatgagggggaggggtgggggtggggggagtgggaatgggaatgggaatgggaatggggagcagagggggcgggggatgagTGTAAGGGATTTGTTGAGTACGTAGACTTGATGGGGGAGTGGTAAGGTGGgattgatggtggttgagatGGGTTGAGATTGGTGACCCTTTGGGGAGTGATGACCCTGTGTGAGGTTTGGGATGGATGACCCGCTGAGATGGACTGGGAATGGTGACCCTTCGGGGCTTGATGACCCAATGGAGATGACTGGATGAAAGGACGGTGTTGGCAACCAAAGTTGGACAATCAAGATGTTTCATCAAGAGTAGAAACAAAAGTGAGCCCGGTGTGTGGCCTGATAATGATGTACGCTCCCTATCTCTGggacgaaaaaaaaacaggggctggctgggatcAGGAAGGTGTTTACTGTTTTGTGTAATT
It contains:
- the PUT2 gene encoding 1-pyrroline-5-carboxylate dehydrogenase (EggNog:ENOG503NWNB; antiSMASH:Cluster_4; COG:E; SMCOG1017:aldehyde dehydrogenase), giving the protein MASRQLGRFSLSSSGITTRAAFSGVKPRLLLLLSATAPRLLSTSSMRMSTIASFKIPKVANEPNHHYAKGSAQRDGLAAAVEALQKKGPLQVPLVIGGKEVCTTPSSFSSTYQYSTPPYQITTESTATQYSPSSHTTPVATYSLASPTNIRTAISSALAAQESWSSLPFADRAAIFLKAADLISTKYRYPLMAATMLGQGKNAWQAEIDAAAELVDFLRFNVQYAEELYAQQPGHNSPGVWNRVEYRPLEGFVYAVSPFNFTAIAGNLPGLPALLGNVVIWKPSDYAIASNWLLYNILVEAGLPREVIQLVPGDPEEVTREVLAHRKFAALHYTGSTAVFRKLYGEIGKGVAEGRYQSYPRIVGETGGKNFHLVHSSADLENAVVQTVRGAFEYQGQKCSATSRLYVPKSRWEEFRGRLVEETERLTVGNPWEHESFVGPVIHEGSFKKLARTIDEANGDEELALLTGGTYDGSKGWFVKPTIYLAKKPDHKLFSTELFGPVLTVYVYDDTTDPVEAFGKVCEVVDGATDYGLTGSVFAADRAAVRFAEEKLRNAAGNFYINCKSTGAVVGQQPFGGSRASGTNDKAGSIAILGRFVSMRSIKEEFNATTKVAYPSNEV
- a CDS encoding uncharacterized protein (antiSMASH:Cluster_4; EggNog:ENOG503P0FF; COG:K), translated to MPRTTLPPTPASSTDIKGKDGSKIVSLQTSFELPPPAIAAKPTNAAASSSQTVFPMQASETVKSRRRTAAAAIQPALAKDEFVLPPPPTRSRKIIQMKPKEETAVSTTSTTRTAAAAGSSKSNNAAGSATTTTTTTTTTAGTKRKQPSSTSAAGRKIARKTAHSLIERRRRSKMNEEFAVLKSLIPACTGEMHKLAILQASIEYVRYLEDCVSQLKAQRSNTKSESEANAPTPTTNTLPSPVFAPYIPSSSSPEDVEMSGQSPSSSTSAAPSPAFTPTVSHPHSRLPSISPALLPLDQSRNRHGSVSSVSTGTDHYRSGSFSLGGGGGSSVYGTSSAMTSPAFGPQQGVGYGYGGGGLGSQLTSPALGPRDLDQEATAALLMLNQMRGRGGGGGSGNGNGNGNGEQRGRGMSVRDLLST